The following nucleotide sequence is from Euleptes europaea isolate rEulEur1 chromosome 3, rEulEur1.hap1, whole genome shotgun sequence.
GATTAATGTAAGGGGCAGAATTCTACTTTGCACATCATTTAATTAATATTTCCACagtgggggttgttcccccccccccaagtagggttgccagatcccttttcgccaccagtgggaggtttttggggcagagtctgaggagagcggggtttggggaggggtgggacttcaatgccataagagttcaattaccaaagtggccattttctccaggtgaactgttttctatcggctggagatcagttgtaatagcagatctccagctagtacctggaggttgggggagaaaaacggcacctctgtactcgtaccaaaaggtatagaaaaacagtacaggaaactgtatatacacaaagtgcaaatatttataagctactgaggtgaaacatagaccatatacgtgacatatatacaacacaattatatacagtatgtacagttcacagaaaaaatgtagagaaatttccaaaggtctcaactgagtaccaaaaatatatagaggaagttccaaaggtctcaactgagtaccaaatgaatgctaatattgtaatccttgtgtaaagttcatatagagccacaatcatcgatggatacggccgtttcagatccacagcagtggaaatctttcttcagtcaatacaaaagtgctgttacatattcatcattccttcccacacagggtaagtatgagcaatcagatgtcagtaaagtacatcacatagtgactagctgtgatgtactttactgacgtctgattgctcataccctgtgtgggaaggaatgatgaatatgtaacagcacttttgtattgactgaagaaagatttccactgctgtggatctgaaacggccgtatccatcgatgattgtggctctatatgaactttacacaaggattacaatattagcattcatttggtactcagttgagacctttggaacttcctctatatatttgtggtactcagttgagacctttggaaatttctctacattttttgtgtgaactgtacatattgtatataattgtgttgtatatatgtcacgtatatggtctatgtttcacctcagtagcttataagtacctggaggttggcaactctatccccaaGGCAGACTAGGACATAAAGGCAAGGCACGATTAAATCCTTCTAAAAATCACTTTAATCacccccattgtatttacccaaTTAAAAGCCAGtttctgcaatggggggggggaataagagtTGTTGGGATGAGAAAGACACAAGGAAAAAGTGCTATATAGCCCCTTCTCAGTGCACCCCTTTCAATTGCAAGCCCCTCCCGCCTCCAGCATTGTGTGTTAAGTactatcaagtcgcttctgattcgttatgagccttgctcaggtcttgcaaactgagggcccctGCTTCCATGACCGTCAGggttcggtcttcctcttttcctgctgcatcccACTTTCCTTAGCGTTCTTTTCCCATGAGttgtgtcttctcataatgtgacttctcataaagtacaatagcctcagtttatttgttttagcttctagggagagttcaggcttgatgagATCTAGAACCAGCTGATTTAGTCTTTTTGGCAACCACGGTATTcgtaaaactctcttccagtACCACAttacaaaggaatctactttcttcctgtcagctttcttcatggacAGGACcgtcacagcgtggtgtagtgggtaagagtggtagtttggagtgatggactctaacctggagaaccgggtttgattccccactcctccacatgagcagtggatgctaatccggtgaactggatttgttctgctcctacacatgaaaccagctgggtgaccttgggctagtcacagctcttagagctctctcagccccacctacctcacagggtgtctgttgtggggagggaagggaaagtgattgtaagcaggtttgattctcccttaagtagtaaagtcggcatataaaaaccaactcttcttatgggGAATACTATGTTATGAATTATCTTGCTCGCCAGCAACCCATTCTTACACTTAAggaacttttctagctccttcatgactgcccttctcCTCCTAATTTCTTggttgtagtctcccttttggttgatgatggagccaaggaataggaagtcttgAACAATATCAGTTTCTACATCATCAACCtttaagttgtgtaattcctcagtagtcattagttttgtcttcttgatgttcagctgcaatcctgctttggcacttgctgcttcaaccttcatcaggagtcatttcaagtcttcactattttctgccagtaatgtgctatcatctgcatatctcaagttgttaaatgttcctcccccccacaccaattTTCACCCCACATTAATCTTAATCAAATCcagctttctttatgatatgttctgcatgttGATTGAAGAGAACCCCGCTCCAGGACAATAATCCTCGTAAAGCAGTGCATGACACTGTTCCAATCTAAGCACCCCAAGTAATTCAGTCTCTGGCCAGCTGCAGactgcctttccctcccccatatACTCACCCCACTATGTAAGAGACCATAGGTCGCCATGGGTTTTGACTGCTGCACCTAAAGAGGGTACTCTCCACACCTTTACCCCAGACACGCCCTGCCCTGCACCTATGGCTTTTAAGCAAAAAGGCAGCAAAGACATTTCATGACCTCCCTGGTCAGGCCTGAGGGCAGGAACCGTCACAGCACAATTTGAGGCACCGTGCCCCACGCCCCTGTGGATGAGGGgctcccccaacccccctccctctgctgctGCAGGCACCTCAGTCTTTGAGCACCCACATTCCTGCCCTACCCTTTCCATTGCACAGTGAAAAGACAACACACGATTTGCAAttttacaaaaaaggaaaaagatttATTCCTAGAGAAGTTTGGTGTGtgagcctgagatcctggtgaccATCtgcaggtgaggggggggggtgccctgGGGCGGGAGAATGCGTAAAAATCGGGCAGAAATACCCAGCAATCAGTCAAACAACTTAAAAACAATCAAAATATAATATCCCATCCATctcaacaaaacaacaacacaaaaatcAAAAAATTACAGCTTGGTAGAAAATGCAAGAATCTGGCCAGTgtacccccccctcctccccaaggaGGCGGAGGGGTGAAaactcatctttttaaaaaagaaaaaaagttaccCAGAGAGGTGAGGACTGGGGTTCCAGataaagtattttaaaagctACCCCATCTcggtgtaaaaatatatatatatataaaacaagagAAACCAGCAGAGAGTGAGTGAAATGAGGGAAAACCCAGGGGCGTGGGGCAGGGGCTCAGAGGGGCATGCATTGTGGGTCAGGAGCAGCCAGGGACCGAGGCGCAAAGGATGGTCACCCGCAGGGAAGCCACCCCCCAAACCACCTCCTCGGCTTCTCTGTCCCCCTCCCTGAGAAGAAGGCCTGCCCGTGTCACCCCGCAGCCCAAAGCCACACAGACAGGAGGGAGGCGGGAAGGGGTTCCATCCTTCCAGGTACCAGGACCGCTGTGCCAGGTGAGGCCCAGGTGGCCAGCAGCTTTCAGGAAACTCCTCCAGTGTCGTCAGCGGGTGGgattccctctcccccagcacGGGAGCCCAGCTCCCCCCTCTCCCAAGGACCCCTCACTCTGGCCTGGCTGCCCacccctgggggaaaaaacacacaccacagtCTTGTGTTGGGAGCAAGGGGGAGATGAAGGGGGAAAGCGCGGAAGGGCCTGGCCCTCTCTGGGAAtggcacaggggaggggggaggaaccggtcccccctccctcctcaggaaaaagcctctggtggcaggagaggggaaggaagagggtgCTGCTATTGCTCTGGGTAAGGCACGGGCGGGGTGGGGTCCTGCCCttccgggggggaggggctgccacAAACGgtgtccctctcccccaccctgaaATTGCACAGTGGGAGCCAGAGGCCTGGGAGTCGACGAGTCAGGGTGTGTGTGGATCTCTTGGGGGGGGAGTGAAGGAGAGGGGGGTTTgcacttttctctctcttttttctatttttattctttttccgCACATTTGGGAGAGTTAAACGGCTGACTCCAGGCGGCACTGGGAAGTGGCTGagggggggcgtgggggggctAAGGGGAGCCCCGCTTCCGCAGCTCCGTTACGAatgctggggagagaaaggaagaaggcAGGTAAAGTCACGCAGGGCGAAGCATGGCGGCCTTTATGGATTGTCCCCACCTGTCACCCATTGCTTCTCTCCCGGTGAAGCACCTCTGGATTTTTTTGCATCCTGTCCTTAATGGCCTGTGCACAATTCAACagccatgtcatagaatcatagagttggaagggaacaccaaggtcatctagtccaaccccctgcacaatgcaggaaattctgaaatacctcccccccccacagtgacccatacttcatgcccagaagatggcctcaaCATTCATCCACTCCCCACCCATATTGCAGGGAGGGGGGCGCATAACACTTTCAGTTTCCATTACGACTTGGTCTAAATCATGCTCAGTCTTATGCAACTTTAGTAATTCCCAACATCTGATAACTAGTGGAAACGTTCAGAGCTTAGTCTTATTCTGTTCCCCAAGCAATGGCACAGACagcgagggagagaaagtaaCCCAGATGTGCTCGACAGGGGCATCATCCAACTGGAACAGACAGCCCAGCCACACCGAACAAGATAATTCCTGAGAGGCTTAAAGTAGAAACCCTGGGCACAGAAGGGCCAAGTTCTCCATCTCAGGTTCTGGGAGCATTTGGACTCCTTATAAGGACACGCCTTATTTGCCCACCAAGCCATTTCATTACCTGGGGCTGCACTTGCTGGACAGGAAGGAATGGCTTTGCTTGCGTATGCTGGAAGGGCGGCAGAGAGGCAGCAGCCCCAGCTTTGCCCTACCCCAGTCACAGCTGGCCGGCAGACAGGAGGAGCCGTTGGCACCTCCCTTTGCAGGGGGAAGTGCTTGTCAAGTGGGGATATTTCTCCTGCCTCTCTCAAATTTGGCACATAAAAAACCCCTTGCAAGAGAGGTACAGTCCCTCTCATGCAGATGGAAACACGGCCCCCATTTGAAGCATACAAAGAACaccggatggggggggggagagagagagcaaaagcaCAACAAGGgtaagaaagaaaatgaatgcaAGATATTAGAAAAATAAAATGACCCCAGGACAACACAAGAGCCTCTCTTCTTGTGCCCCAAGCATGTGTTTCAAGGTAGGGAAAGGATTCTCTTTCACCATCCTGATGGGGAGTCAACGGTCTGAAGCGGCAGAGGGGTGCCCGGTCCTTCAAAGGCCACTTGTGGGCCTTGCTTGGCCCCGAGGCTGCATTTTTCgcagcccctccctctttcctccccccaacTTGCTCACTCACCTTGTATGATCTCCTCTTTCACCTTCTGCAGCTCTCTTCGGACCTCCTGCAGTATTTCCTAGGGAAGGGGCACGGCGTTAGAGGTGGAGGATGGACAGGTCAGGAGGGGGAGAACCTTCACGGCTCCCTGCCCCCACCATTTTAAAGCCAGCCCCTAACTTCTGAAATCTGTTGGCGTTCCGAGAGGACCTGGCCCCTGACCGGGGTCAGACCAGCCGTCTTTCCCGATACCAATCTTGGACTGCGAGACTGGCCAGCCAGCCAAAAGGTTGTGGTGATAAGGCCCTctctgttttatttcatttgggttatttatagtctgccttcttCCCGGTGTCTCAAGGCGGATTCCATAGTGTCAGTCAAGTACAATTGACAGGACGGGACGCACAACAGGGTTTGGACCGCAGACAGACACCTTGCACAGGGCGGAAACAAAGCCTGGGCTTTTCAGTATGATAAGTGGTGTAGAAGCTGCCTGGCCTGCAGCAGACCTACAACGACAGGCAGCAATATGGTTTTGAGGGCTGCAGTCCCTGTCCCTGGAGCAACACAACTTGCATTACAAAATGTGCAAAAAGCCCTCGAAAATTAACTCTGTCCAGCCCCAGCAGCTACACATCAGAGGTGCTCTCCTCCTACCCACAGACGTCCCACTTCTTGCCACGATCACAGCTAGCAGCCCTCCATCAGACAGCTCATCCGCGAATTCAGCTAACTCTCGTTGCCATTCTGGTGGCCCACCTGCCATTCTGGTGGCCCACCCTTCGCACAAGCCCTACAGAGTGGCGGGGAGGCCAGAACCGGGCACTGGCTGGGCCCCCCTGCCGGAAgaccaggggtgggtgggaagcggCAGCCCCGAGGGGATAGAGGAGACAGCTCAAAGCACATCCGAAAGAACTGAGGCGTGAAAGCAGATACCTGTTTCACTCGTTCCAGCTCGGATTCGTCCCCGGCACCTCCACCTGCGGGTTCTGAGCCAGTGATGGCTCCAGCGGATTTCATCCTGTGAGAAGGGCAGAATTAAGAATTGTCCGCTGGATCAGACTGGGGGGCCCCCAACCACACTGGCTGGAGGCTGGGAGCAGGGGGGGGGCGGCACCCCAGAATCCACtcgggggaggggcagagaagcACAGTGCTTGTGGGAACGGGGGAGAGGCACACAGGTAAACAGGGTTTGGTTTTAAGGACACATAACCGGGCGGTCCACAAACACGTGGGCAATGGAGGCCTCTCTCCAAAGTGGCCACCGGAGAAAAGGGTTAAAGCTATCCTATGAAGCAGCCAGTTGGTTCAGGGGTTCACACTTATACCCAGGAGGGCAGACAGGGAAGGGCAGAAAGGACTTGGGAGGCGAAGACTCCCTCCTCCAGCAGGCAGAAGCTCTCCAAAGCGTTATTTCCCCAGTACCTGAGATCCTTGAACCAAacgggaggtgccagggattgaacttgagaccctCCGCCCGAGACCACGGACTCAGTCCCAGAGCCAAGCAGAAGCTCAGTCCCTGGAGTGAGGGAAAGCTGGCCTGGGCCACCTGAGTTTCTTTTCCTGTCctggaggagctgagacaggTCTAGGAAGCAACTGGGGGGGAGCTCTGATAGGATTGGGAGAGGGAAACCCACCAAAGGATTGGGAGAGGGAAACCCCCTCCCCCGTTCCGTTTCCATGCCAAGAATGGTCATGGGTTGCAAGACGGGACCAGCGTCAGTCTGATAATTCACCCGTGCAGAGAACAGGGGGGAAGAGCGAGAGGGCCCCACCATCCGCTCAGCAACCCAAAAGAGCCCCCCCTCGAGAGTGGATGAGGGGTAGAGAACTAGAGCAGTTGGCAGCCGTGCTGGCTAGATATGGTAGCCCCCCTACCCGCCCCACAAGCCCTTCTGCAGCCTCAACTAGTCCAACTGGCTACTTGTGGGGGGGCTGTACTTTTAACCCTTTCCTGGGCCTCGAAAtcatgcccacccccaccccatggggATGCCAACATCTTTTCTGCAGTTGAGAAAACTGTTCTGCCCCTCAACAACTCTCAACGCTTACGCCAAGCTGGCAACACAGCCGGAAGCTCCTTGACTTCCTCACATGCGCCCAGGAAGTTTTAAAACAACCTGGGGGGAGAAGATGCCCTGTACTCACTGAGAATCTCCAGAGAAACAGACTACACCCTACGGCGTGTACTTAGCGTAATGGTTCAGCCAGCCCGTTTGCTCGATACCTAAAATGGCCAACTGGAGTCCGGGCCGGAGCCGGGACTGTGGAGCTCTTCGGAATCACACTTTTCCtgattgggagggggagagaaagtctgagatatggggtgggggagtggggagagaaaggaacccTAACCCTTCACTGGCTATCTCTGCCactgctctggggggggggagtatcgtAAGGGCCCCCGGCTTCTCCTGAGGAGAGAGGGCCCCATCCTGCCCAGCAAGGAAGCGAGCAATGCAACCCTTGGCCGTGGGgggttggaggaagggaaggcagagcCCCCTCCCCTGTTCCCCACAAAGAGGCTCAAGACCGGCAGCTCTTACCTGGGCAGCGTCGTGCTGGACTTCTCCCAGGGCCTCCGGAAGGCGTCTATAAAAAAGCAGGACAGCACGGCCTGGTGAATACCCACCTCTCAAATCCAGCCTCTTGCAACACAGAATATGGAAATTTGCATGCCAACATCCGAGGCATTGTTTCTGGGTTTGCCAGTCACGCCCAGGGAGGGCACAGTTGGCTGGAAGCTGGACCACTGGAGTCCTGTTTGGCCCTTTCCTGACCCCTGGGCTTTCAGCGCATATGGCCACGGCCATGAATATTCTCGTCTCAAATATAGAGCTGGGCTCACTCGCTCAAGTCCTCTGGGGCTATTCCCCCTGCAGACTTGTGATTGGAGTGGCTGGTGGCCTAGGGCACTCTGGTACCTCCCAGTTTTGGGATTCTCCTTCTTCAGCCAGATGGACTAGAAATTTGATTGCTTGTTTTTAGAAAGGAAGCAGAGGCTGCTCTCAGTGGACTGACTTTGGTGCTGGACCCCAGACCCCCCAAGGAAGACGTAAAACCGCAGCTTTTGCAACGGGGTGCCTAATTGGCTCAACAGGGTGACAGAGGAGTTAACGCCTGCTGGGAGTGGAACAGGCTGACTTTTGGGTAGCAAACCAGGTGATTTATTAGCAGCTTGCCTGGAACACATTGTcaggtgcacacacacaccccatctctGCACAGGAAACAGCCAAGTGGCAAAGGGTCTGCCCTGCCCACCACCTCCCTCTTCTGGATGCCCCACCCTCAGCCcaggatttatttacttcatttatgccccacctttctccccagtgggaccccAAGGCGGCttacttcattctctttcctccatttcaatatcacaacaaccctgtgaggtgggttcagctgagtgtgtgtgattgtTCCAAAATCACCCCAGCAAGCTTTTATGGATTtcatagagtggggatttgaacccgggtctctcaaATCCTTACTGCCACTCTAACCACagcaccgtgctggctctcagccGCCCATAGAAATTGCAGGCGGGATCCAAGCCAATaactatcctgcctttcctcccaagaGCTTACCAAGGCAGCCGCTGTAACTCTACATCCTGTTCCCTCAGCCCAAGGGCAGAGAGCAGACACCCCCCCTTTCAAGGCCAAGGAAGCCTGTGCCTGCTCTGACACTAACCTCACGGCCCTTCACACCCACCTGTGGTCTTGGCACCTGCGGCTTCCGTGTCTTCCTGCTGTGGGGACaaaatggggatgggggggaggagaaaagctCAGTGACAGAAAGGCTATCAACTTTATCATGgcattcatgaacacatgaagctgccttatactgaatcaggcccttggtccatcaaggtcagtattgtctactcagaccggcagcagctctccagggtctcaggtggaggtctttcacatcagctacttgcctggtccctttaactggagatgctggggattgaacctgggaccttctgcatgccaagcagatgctcttccactgagccacagtctccccTCCATAGGAGACCAGAGTCTTCCAACCCACTTTGATGCAAAAAAGCAAGCAgccagggtggtggggtggcatCAGCAGAGCAGGTATTTGGCTGGCCCGGCCCGGCACCTAGCACACTGCAGGTGCTAAACAGATGCTAAAGGAACACAGCCAAGTCCCATCAGAAGTGTCGACACAAAGCAGCAGAAGTGAGAAGATGTGGGTTTCTTTGGGTTTAACCATTCCAGGGCCAGCACCAGTTCCAgattttggggggccctgggcagagagttccgggggggggggcttcccaccCAGCTGTCCCACTACCCGCTTGTGCATCCTTCCCCTGCCCTGCTCACAGGCCCTCCCGCTGCCCATCTGCACAGACACCtgcactgcccccccccagcatgccctTCCTCTGATGGCACTGGGCAGCGTGTGCAGCTGGGCGCATGGCTGGCGAAGCTCTCACAATGGAGCAGGCCCTGGTTTGGGCACCATCAAGGGCAACCAAGTAAAAGACACACAGGCCTGCCTCATCAAGGGGGCCAATCCCTCGAGAAGGGCGAAAGCAGCCAGAACCATGCAAGGGACACATTCAAATGAATCTACGTATGAAGAGCGACTGTGGCTGccacagggaggggggaaggaaggaagcggcGACGGCTGCCAGTTGTGGCAAGCAACCAAACCACACCGGCTGCGCACTTAAATCCCTCCCCGGGTCGCCTGTGGACAAGCAGGTCTTTCTTCTCCCTAGGGGCTGAGGccgaggcaggggtggggggagacacacaTCCATTCTCACCTGCGCAggcccctcctctttctttggaatGGATTTCTCACCCTGCTCGGTAACTTTCCTCCTATGGAAGGAACAACGGTTACAGAGGGATTTGCCGGGACATACGAAAGTGGCACCGGGACAGGTGGGCCCTGCACATCCCTTCCACTAGcaaaagagcccttctggatcccGTGATGCCAGAGGCCCAGAAGAGTGCATCTCCTAGCAGAACGAATCCGCAGGACCCGACCCGTTTTTGGGCCATGCATTCCCGGGAGCAAGGACTGGCTAATTGTGCGTGTTCCAGGAGGTGgactgcccctcccctccagcaggCAGAGTGTGGGACCTGAGCTCGAGTCTCTCTCCTGATTTACACGGGATCCTGAGCTAgtcttaaaacaaaaacacaaagggGTAAGACAGAGGATTGATTTatattggagattttttttttcaagatgaAAGATTGCTCAGAATATATTTTGAGGCAaaagccagcagaggcagccaaagAGCCCCCTTCTGAGATGCCACAGGTCAACCTGGGTCTGTGCTGGGCGCAAGGGATGCTCCAACATGGGGCACCCCAATGTGACCCCAcacagggttaccagcctccaggcagggcctggacatctcccaaTTATGGAGATCTGCTTCCCTGCAGGAAACGGCGGCTCCATAAAAGCAGAAGTTACGGTGTCTCAACCGAGCTGAgctccttccccgcccccaggctccaccctctgcccctaaatctccaggaattccccaagctggagttggcaaccttatgaccAGCTAGATGCGAgtacagcagcaccttagaggcaAGGAAGATTGTTggggtaggagcttttgagagCTGAAGCTCCCTTCGGCAGACACCTCCCGACCAGGCCTGAGGAAAACCCCATGGAAAAACTATGCCCCTCCTCGGGGTTCAGCCCCACTCACCGCCGTGCCAACATGGCACTCATTTCTTCCATGAGCCCTCCCCCGCCAGGTCCGCCAGCGGGAGCCCCAGCGGCAGCCGCAGCCTTTGGTGCCTCCTCCTGcggaagaaaaaaagaggcatGGAAGTATCCGAATTTGGGTGGATCTCCACAAGGGCTACAGGAACACACGGACCACGGCAGAACCAACGTTCAGGAGCAGGACGGGGCCTCGGCACTCCCCAACCACAGCCCAGGAGCCTCCAGCCAGAGCATcggtgggggcagggagaggaggaCGGGGCAGAGCCCCACAccccagaagtgtgtgtgtgtgtgggggggagtgctgATCCCTGCCCGCTGCAGGAAGGGGAACTGAAATGGAAGCCCCGGGGAACCTGATCGTGCCCCCAGCCCGCCCCACTGCCACTCACCttgccaacctttttgagctttgCCCCCGCAAGGGCAGCAGCCAGCCCACTAGGGGGCCCCGCGGCACCTCCGCCAGGGGCCAGTGGAGGAGGGAGAGGCGGCGCTGGGGGTGGCCCCCCTCCTGGGCACGGGCCAGGGGGCGGGGGTGGCCCTGGAGGCGGGGGTGGCCCTGGTGGAGCTCCTGGCGGCGGCCCCGGAGGCCCCattgggggggcgggaggggggcatGGCGGTGCCGGTGGGGGTcctgggggcggtggggggcCTCCTCCggatggggtcactggggatgctgCAACAGGAAGGAGAATTCAGTGCAAGGGAGGCCGGGAGAAAgggtcttgccccccccccaggcaggctggggaggggagcaacgGTTTCAACCCCAGAGGAGCTCAGGTAGCCTCTTCTCCCCTGACCCCAGAGCTGGACTTAGTAGTCAGCAGAacgccctccccccaccctccctccctccagcattAATCCTGGCTAAACCAATTGTTTCTCCTCCAAATACTCTCCGGTGGTcaggcctcccccccctccccggcaacCCTCCTTCTGAAATGATGCAGCCCTGCGACTACCTGGGGGAGATTCGCCTGCTCAGGCCAGCAACCGCACAAGATCTCCAACACCCCCCCAATCCAGCCAAGGGGCTGAAATGGAGAACCCAAGGGAAGGAGGAGAGTCAGAACAGCTAGCTTCacaatgccccccaccccaggaacccACCTGAGATAGGTCCCCTCCGTTCTCTTTCTGCTAGTTCCTGCTGTTCTCGCTCCAGCTGCTGCCtgag
It contains:
- the VASP gene encoding vasodilator-stimulated phosphoprotein produces the protein MSETVICATRATVMLYDDVNKKWMPAGGGPQTPSRIQIYQNPTTNTFRVVGRKMQQDQQVVINSAIVKGLKYNQATPNFHQWRDARQVWGLNFNTKEDAGQFASGMLHALEVLDSGNSAPPRPTQNGPLADELAEQQKRQQLEREQQELAERERRGPISASPVTPSGGGPPPPPGPPPAPPCPPPAPPMGPPGPPPGAPPGPPPPPGPPPPPGPCPGGGPPPAPPLPPPLAPGGGAAGPPSGLAAALAGAKLKKVGKEEAPKAAAAAGAPAGGPGGGGLMEEMSAMLARRRKVTEQGEKSIPKKEEGPAQEDTEAAGAKTTDAFRRPWEKSSTTLPRMKSAGAITGSEPAGGGAGDESELERVKQEILQEVRRELQKVKEEIIQAFVTELRKRGSP